In Gemmatimonadota bacterium, the sequence ACCCGGTCGAGCGGACGGCGGACCTTCCAGACCTCCTTGACGCCCAGCGCGAAGATCTGCGGGTTGTCGGAGCGCACCTGCTGCCACTCGCGCCACGCCTGGCCCAGCGTGCCGCGGGTCCCCTCGGTGAGCACGGTGATCTTCGCGGTGACGTCGGTGGGCTCCTGGTAGCCCTCGCCGGGCTGGCCGTCACGGGTGAGGCCGCTGGGCGTGGTGCGCACGCCGGTGACGGCGGTGCCGCTCACCAGCAGCGCGTCGGCCGGGAAGCCGGGGAGGATGTTCACCCCCAGCGCCTCGGCCTGCTCCCCAAGCCAGCGCACCACCTCGCACAGGGAGGCGGTGTAGAATCCCTGGTTGTGCATGGTGGGCGGGGTGGGGATCTTGAGCGAGCCGCCCTCAGTCAGGAAATACACCGCCTCGCCGCTGACCGCCTGGCGGAAGGGGAACTCGCTGTCGGGCTTGTCGGGGAACAGCTCCCGGAGCGCCACCGGGTTGATCACGGCCCCGCTCAGGCTGTGCTCGCCCAGGCTCCCGGCCTTCTCCAGGACGGCGATATTCACGTCGGGGAAGCCGGAGCCGGTGGCCTGCTCGCGCTGCACCAGGCCAGCCAGCTCGATGGCGCCGGCCAGCCCGGCGGGCCCAGCCCCCACGAAGACCACGTCCATCTCCAGCGCCTCGGCGCTGGGGGGGGCGGTCCGGATGAGCTGGTCGAGGGGGAGGCCGCGCTGGTGCCGGCGGGGCAGAATCGGGGTCACGGGTAGCCGTTCCTCTGAGGGTACCGGAAGGGTGGGGGAATATAAGGTGCTATCGGCCGGTGGCGAGGTGATCCAGAGGGGGGTCCCGTGAGGCTGGACGGGGCGTTCCGGGACCCGTGGGTCTGGGGGCAGTTCACGCTGGCGGCCCTGCTGTGCGGGGGGCTGCCCTGGCTGGCCGGCCAGACCCCGCCGGGGGGCCCGGCGGGCTGGCTGCTGCACCCCGGCGGCCCCCGGTGGCCCGGACTGTTCCCCTTGGCCGCCGGGCTGGGCTTCGCGGCCGCCGGCGCCGCGGCGCTGGGCCGGAACCTGACTCCGGCCACCACCCCCGTGGCCGATGGCGCGATGATCGAGGCCGGCGCTTACCGCTGGGTCCGCCACCCGATCTACACCGGGGTGATCCTGGCCCTGGCGGGGGTGTGCTGGCTCCTGACCGGCTGGACCGCCGGCCTGCTGGCCCTGGTGGTGGCGTGGGGATACTTCGACCGGAAGGCGGCCGCGGAGGAGCGGAAACTGGTGGTCCGCTACCCGGGATACGACGCCTATCGCCGGCGGGTGCCCAAGCTGCTGCCCTACCGCATCCCGCTATAATCCAGCACTCGATCGCTCCCGCACCTCATTCCGGCCAGGCCATGCAGGCACCGCAGATCCCGGGGTTCCGCCCCGTCCCGTTCACGGGCGTCATCTACGTCATGGCCGAGGCGGCGCGCCACGGCTACCGCTACGGCCACCCGGAGTGGTGCAACCTGGGCCAGGGAATGCCGGAGACCGGCCCGCTGCCGGGGGCGCCCCCGCGGGTGGAGTCGGTGCAGATCGCCCTCGACGACCAGGAATACGCCCCGGTGCCCGGCATCCCCGAGCTGCGGCAGGCGGTGGCGGCGCTCTACAACGAACTGTTCCGGCAGGGGAAGGCATCGCAGTACACCGAGAAGAACGTCTGCATCTGCGGCGGGGGGCGGGCCTCGCTGACCCGGGCGGTGGCCGCGCTGGGCGAGATCAACCTGGGGCACTTCCTCCCCGACTACACCGCGTACGAGGAGCTGCTCGACATCTTCAAGCTGTTCAGCTCGATCCCCATCCTGCTCGACGGCGCCCGGGGGTACGAGTTCTCGGTGGACGACCTGCGCCGCGAGATCACCGGCCGCGGCCTCTCCGCGGTGCTGCTCTCCAACCCCAACAACCCCACCGGCCGGGTGATCCGCGACGGCGAGCTGGAGCGCTGGGTGGCCACGGCGCGGGAGCTGGCCTGCGCGCTGCTGCTGGACGAGTTCTACTCCCACTATGTCTGGACCGGCACGGGCGACGACGCCATCGTCTCGGCAGCGCGCTACGTCGAGGACGTGGACCGCGACCCGATCGTGATCTTCGACGGCCTCACCAAGAACTGGCGCTATCCGGGGTGGCGCTGCACCTGGATCGTGGGGCCGCGCGCGGTGATCGACGCCGTCTCCAGCACCGGCTCCTTCCTCGACGGCGGAGGCAGCAAGCCGCTGCAGCGCTCGGCGGTGCCGCTGCTCGCCCCCGACGTGGTGCGAGCCGAGACCGCGGCCATCCGCTCGGCGTTCCTGCGCAAGAAGCAGATCCTCAAGTCGGGCCTCGAGGCGGCGGGGATGCGGCTCGACCTCGACCCCGACGGCACCTTCTACTGCTGGGCCGACGTCTCCGCGCTGCCCGCCGGCCTCAACGACGGGATGTCGTTCTTCAAGGCGGCGGTCAAGGAGAAGGTGATCTGCGTGCCGGGGAGTTCTTCGACATCAACCCGGGCAAGCGGCGCAGCGGGCGGCCGTCGCGGTTCCGGCAGTACGTCCGCCTCTCGTTCGGCCCCGAGGAGGCGTCGGTGGCCGAGGGCGTGGCCCGCATCCAGCGGCTGGTGGGGGGACGGTGAAACGGTAGGGGCGGTAAGGGCGGTACCGCCCTTACCGCCTACCGCCTACCGCCTTACCGCCCTACCGCCCTACCGCCACTCCCTCGGGCCCGGGTCGCGACTGCGTCGCTCCCGAAGGGCCCTCGGTCGCCGCCCTACCGCCGCACCGTCAGCCGGAACACCGGATAGCTCACCAGCAGCAGCGCCACGGCCCAGCGGGAGTTGGCGGGGTCGCCGATGACGTTGCCCGCCAGGAATCCCACCGAGCCGAGCACCAGCAGCCAGGTGACCACGGGGTGGCCCAGGGCGCGGTAGGGGCGCGGGGTGTCGGGCTCGCGGCGGCGCAGCACGATCACCGAGGTGAACGACAGCAGGTAGTTGAGCACAAAGAAGAACGCCGTCACCGCCAGCACCTGGTCGAAGGTCCCGGTGACCAGCATCCCGGTGGTGATCAGGGCGGTGAAGAGCAGCGTGGCGAGGGGCGAGCCGCCGGTGCTGACCCGCCGCGCGCCGGCCCAGAAGAGGCCGTCCTCGCTCATGGCGTGGGGCACCCGGCTCCCCATGAGCAGGATGGCGCTCGCGGCGCTGAGCAGCGACAGGATGAGCACCACCCGCACCGCCGCCTCCCCCGCCGGCCCGAACAGCACCCCCGCCGCCGTGGCCGCCACCAGCGTCTGTCCCGCCATCTGGTCCAGCGGCAGCACCCGCATGTAGGCCAGGTTGAGCAACAGGTAGATGACGATGATCAGCACCACGCCCCCGGCCATGGCCCGGGGAATCTGCCGCCCCGGGTCGCGCACCTCGCCGCTGAAGTAGAGCATCCCGTTCCAGCCGTCGTAGGTGTAGATCACCCCCTGCAACGCGATGATCACCGCGGTGAGCCCGGGCAGGGCGTGCACCACCGCCGCGCTTTCCGGGCGCGCCGGGGCCGCGGCGAGCAGGCAGGCCACCGCGAGGCCCACCAGCAGCACCACCTTGAGCAGGCTGGTGACCTGCTGGGTGAGGTCGCCGGTGCGGATGCCCATGCCGTGGATCCCGGCGAAGAGGAAGGTCACCCCGACCGCCACGGCCACGGCGTACGGGGCGAGCCCGGGCACCAGCACGCCGAGGTAGTCGCCGATGGAGATGGTCACCACGGCCATCGAGCCGCAGGTGGAGATCCAGTCGCTCCAGCCGATCACGAAGCCGGCGTAGTCGCCGAGGGCGCGGCGGGCGAAGACGTACTGTCCCCCGAGCGGGGCACCATGGCGCCGAGCTCGGCGAGGGTGAGCGCGCCGAGCAGGGCGTAGAGGCCGCCCACCAGCCAGGCGCCGAGGAACCAGGCCGGCTCCGGCAGGCGCGCGGCGACCTCCCCCGGGGTGCGGAGGATGCCGATGCCGATGGTGTTGCCGATGATGACGGCGAGGCCGAAGGCCACGCCGAGGATCTGGAGCAGCCGCCCCCGGGAGGGGGCGGCGGCGGGGGTGGCGGGTGCGGTCACGAGGGCTCCGAGGGGGTCGACGCCAAGGTACGCGCCGCCGGCCCCTGGGGCCAGCGGCGTTATCCCTCGCCGCGGAGCTTCTTCACCTCGGCGGTGAGCCGGGGCACGATCTCGAACAGGTCGCCCACGATGCCGTAGTCGGCCACCTTGAAGATCGGGGCGTCCTTGTCGCGGTTGATGGCGACGATGGTCTTGGCGGTGCGCATGCCGGCCAGGTGCTGGATGGCGCCGGAGATGCCCACGGCCACGTAGAGGTTGGGACTCACCGTCTTGCCGGTCTGCCCCACCTGCGCGCCATGCTCCCGCCAGCCGGCATCCACGACGGCGCGGCTGGCGCCGACGGCCGCGTTCCCGAGCGCGGCCGCCAGCTCCTCCAGCAGCTTGAAGTGCTCCGGCTCCTTGAGCCCGCGACCGCCGCTCACCACCACCGGCGCCTCGGCCACGTCGAGGGCGGCGGAGGCGGGGGCCTTGACCCCGGTGACCTTCACCCGCGCGGTGAACGCCGGGACCGTGGCGGTGCCCGCCGCGCCCGCCCTGGGCGCGTCGGCGGTGGCGAAGGTGTTGGGCCGGATGGTGGCGAGGGCGGTAGC encodes:
- a CDS encoding isoprenylcysteine carboxylmethyltransferase family protein, translated to MRLDGAFRDPWVWGQFTLAALLCGGLPWLAGQTPPGGPAGWLLHPGGPRWPGLFPLAAGLGFAAAGAAALGRNLTPATTPVADGAMIEAGAYRWVRHPIYTGVILALAGVCWLLTGWTAGLLALVVAWGYFDRKAAAEERKLVVRYPGYDAYRRRVPKLLPYRIPL
- a CDS encoding APC family permease, giving the protein MVPRRLAGGRPLRPARRAHPRRARRHGAPLGGQYVFARRALGDYAGFVIGWSDWISTCGSMAVVTISIGDYLGVLVPGLAPYAVAVAVGVTFLFAGIHGMGIRTGDLTQQVTSLLKVVLLVGLAVACLLAAAPARPESAAVVHALPGLTAVIIALQGVIYTYDGWNGMLYFSGEVRDPGRQIPRAMAGGVVLIIVIYLLLNLAYMRVLPLDQMAGQTLVAATAAGVLFGPAGEAAVRVVLILSLLSAASAILLMGSRVPHAMSEDGLFWAGARRVSTGGSPLATLLFTALITTGMLVTGTFDQVLAVTAFFFVLNYLLSFTSVIVLRRREPDTPRPYRALGHPVVTWLLVLGSVGFLAGNVIGDPANSRWAVALLLVSYPVFRLTVRR
- a CDS encoding electron transfer flavoprotein subunit alpha/FixB family protein, whose protein sequence is MTRILAVTEQRDGALRKVSLEVVSAARRLADALGGTVDALVIGGGPVTGTDALARVGADQVLSATHADFALYQPDGYAATVAAAAAGATVVLFASTATGRDLAPRVAARLGAALATDVTALEVEGGKVVATRPMYAGKVLARVRLDGATALATIRPNTFATADAPRAGAAGTATVPAFTARVKVTGVKAPASAALDVAEAPVVVSGGRGLKEPEHFKLLEELAAALGNAAVGASRAVVDAGWREHGAQVGQTGKTVSPNLYVAVGISGAIQHLAGMRTAKTIVAINRDKDAPIFKVADYGIVGDLFEIVPRLTAEVKKLRGEG